A single window of Calditerrivibrio sp. DNA harbors:
- a CDS encoding DUF4912 domain-containing protein encodes MRSLENLSKNELYELAKSKNIKGRSKMSKEELINSLKQEINMEQLVEQSKFDPVPDSNIGYEYKEQKTPVVTPKAEDYPLPQTYDYDMIMFLPIDAKRAYVCWELTRAKLEEFIGGDNINNLKLTLRLVTKNIGELSKVKVGLFGNYFFVNHLLEDQEAWTEIGIENQDGFKPILVSNSFKMPCERISDKDDIVYMTVKSHIEKIIHLSLSGFDGHYSSLDIYKRLEKQISSTNNSQWR; translated from the coding sequence ATGAGATCTTTAGAAAATCTAAGTAAAAATGAACTCTACGAGCTTGCCAAAAGCAAAAATATCAAGGGAAGGTCCAAAATGTCAAAAGAAGAATTAATCAATTCTCTAAAACAGGAAATAAATATGGAACAGTTAGTAGAGCAATCTAAGTTTGATCCTGTACCTGATTCTAATATTGGATACGAGTATAAGGAACAGAAGACACCTGTCGTTACTCCCAAAGCAGAAGACTACCCCCTGCCTCAGACCTATGATTACGACATGATTATGTTTTTACCAATCGATGCCAAACGCGCCTACGTATGCTGGGAATTAACCCGAGCAAAGCTTGAAGAATTTATAGGTGGAGATAATATAAACAACCTCAAACTCACCTTAAGATTGGTCACTAAAAACATTGGTGAACTATCTAAGGTAAAAGTAGGCCTTTTTGGCAATTATTTTTTTGTAAACCATTTATTAGAAGATCAGGAGGCGTGGACAGAGATTGGCATTGAGAATCAGGATGGTTTTAAGCCGATATTGGTATCCAATAGTTTTAAAATGCCTTGTGAAAGGATTTCTGATAAAGATGACATTGTGTACATGACAGTAAAATCCCATATTGAGAAGATTATTCATCTATCCCTTTCAGGTTTTGATGGACATTACAGCAGTCTTGACATATACAAAAGATTAGAAAAACAAATTAGTTCCACAAATAACAGTCAGTGGAGATAA
- the lon gene encoding endopeptidase La encodes MEQQIENELNIPDILPLLPVRDIVVFPYMVVPLFIGRESSIAAVDEALNSKRMIFLATQKDPMIEDPQKDDIYTTGVVAMILRMLKLPDGRVKILVQGIKRAILEDYTQETPFYKVKIKPVDEEEEPSSDLKVEALIRYVKEQLAKAVNLGKPMLPDLLAVIETINVPGKLADIIVANLGLKTNEAQEILEKLDFIERLNRVSQFLTREISILEVQNKILNDARGEIDKSQREYFLKEQLKAIRKELGDEDDLSKEIEEFEEKLKKLKMPKEVKEEATKQLKRLSRMHSDSAEATVVRTFLEWIVELPWGKYTKDNLDIDNAKKVLEEDHYGLEEVKDRILDFLAVRKLNSKMKSPILCFVGPPGVGKTSLGRSIARAMGRKFIRISLGGLRDEAEIRGHRRTYIGALPGKIIQGLRNAGSSNPVFMLDEIDKLGSDFRGDPASALLEVLDPEQNNAFVDHYLGVPYDLSKIMFITTANYLDPIPPALKDRMEIIHIPGYIEEEKINIAKRYLVPRQIQENGLKENQIIIPDKIISFIISGYTRESGLRNLERLIGTVCRKIARKVATGEDKCFKITKNNILKFLGPIKYFEEDELKENEVGIVTGLAWTPYGGDVLFIESAKYKGKGNLILTGQLGDVMKESARAALTFVRSIAEKYSIDPKEFDDKDIHLHVPAGAIPKDGPSAGITMATAIFSLFSGKKVKKDVAMTGEITITGKVLPIGGLKEKLLAAKRIGIKTVIIPKKNENDLIKLPKEMKKGIKVLPVERFEEVLRIAIEDL; translated from the coding sequence GTGGAACAGCAAATTGAAAACGAATTAAATATCCCGGATATTCTACCCCTTTTACCAGTTAGGGATATAGTAGTATTTCCATACATGGTAGTCCCCCTATTCATAGGTAGGGAATCGAGCATAGCAGCAGTAGATGAAGCTCTAAATTCCAAAAGAATGATTTTCCTGGCTACCCAAAAAGACCCTATGATAGAAGATCCCCAAAAGGATGATATTTATACCACCGGTGTAGTAGCCATGATCCTTAGGATGCTAAAACTACCTGATGGCAGAGTTAAGATACTTGTGCAGGGGATAAAAAGAGCTATTTTAGAGGATTACACCCAAGAAACACCTTTTTACAAGGTAAAGATAAAGCCTGTGGATGAAGAGGAAGAGCCTTCATCAGACCTAAAGGTAGAAGCCCTTATCAGATATGTGAAAGAGCAGCTTGCAAAAGCTGTCAATCTTGGTAAACCAATGCTACCTGATCTTCTTGCAGTCATTGAAACCATAAACGTACCAGGTAAATTGGCAGATATCATAGTAGCAAACCTTGGTCTAAAAACTAACGAAGCACAAGAGATACTAGAAAAACTCGATTTCATAGAAAGGTTGAACAGAGTAAGCCAGTTTTTGACAAGAGAGATATCTATTTTAGAGGTACAAAACAAAATCTTAAACGATGCCCGTGGTGAAATCGATAAAAGTCAAAGGGAATACTTTCTAAAAGAGCAGTTAAAAGCGATTAGAAAAGAGTTAGGTGATGAGGATGACCTCTCTAAAGAGATCGAAGAGTTTGAAGAAAAACTAAAAAAACTCAAAATGCCCAAAGAGGTAAAAGAGGAAGCCACAAAACAGCTCAAGAGACTATCAAGAATGCACTCCGACTCTGCAGAAGCAACAGTAGTAAGAACATTCTTAGAATGGATTGTGGAACTTCCATGGGGTAAATACACAAAGGACAATCTGGATATAGATAATGCTAAAAAGGTACTGGAAGAGGATCATTATGGCCTTGAAGAGGTTAAAGATAGAATCTTAGACTTTTTGGCGGTTAGAAAGCTCAATTCTAAGATGAAAAGCCCTATTCTCTGTTTTGTAGGCCCCCCAGGTGTGGGTAAGACATCGCTTGGAAGATCTATAGCAAGGGCTATGGGTAGAAAGTTTATTAGGATATCCTTAGGTGGTTTAAGGGATGAAGCAGAAATAAGGGGGCATAGAAGGACCTATATAGGTGCTTTACCCGGAAAGATAATACAGGGGTTGAGAAATGCTGGTAGTAGTAATCCAGTTTTCATGCTGGATGAAATAGACAAGCTTGGTAGCGACTTTAGGGGTGATCCCGCATCTGCTCTGTTGGAAGTACTGGATCCAGAGCAGAACAATGCCTTTGTAGATCACTATTTAGGTGTACCGTATGATCTTTCAAAGATAATGTTTATAACTACAGCAAATTATCTTGATCCAATTCCACCAGCTCTCAAAGACAGAATGGAGATCATACATATTCCAGGTTACATTGAAGAGGAGAAGATAAATATCGCAAAAAGGTACCTGGTGCCACGTCAGATCCAAGAAAATGGCCTGAAGGAAAACCAGATTATAATACCTGATAAAATAATATCTTTTATTATTTCTGGATACACAAGGGAGTCTGGCCTGAGGAATCTTGAAAGACTCATAGGCACCGTTTGTAGAAAAATTGCAAGAAAGGTAGCCACCGGTGAAGATAAGTGTTTTAAAATAACCAAAAACAATATCCTAAAATTTTTAGGACCAATAAAATATTTCGAAGAGGATGAGTTAAAGGAAAATGAGGTAGGGATTGTAACAGGCCTTGCTTGGACCCCTTATGGTGGTGATGTACTATTCATAGAATCGGCTAAATACAAAGGTAAAGGGAATCTGATCCTAACAGGACAATTGGGTGATGTTATGAAAGAATCTGCCAGAGCAGCCCTAACCTTTGTAAGATCGATTGCAGAAAAGTACTCCATCGATCCAAAGGAATTTGATGATAAAGACATTCATTTACATGTCCCTGCTGGTGCAATACCAAAGGATGGTCCATCGGCAGGTATTACTATGGCTACCGCTATATTCTCTCTTTTCAGCGGAAAAAAGGTCAAAAAAGATGTAGCCATGACCGGTGAAATAACCATCACTGGCAAGGTTCTTCCTATCGGTGGACTAAAAGAAAAACTGCTTGCCGCCAAAAGAATAGGCATTAAAACGGTAATTATACCAAAGAAAAATGAAAATGATCTTATAAAACTTCCTAAAGAGATGAAAAAGGGTATAAAAGTGCTCCCCGTTGAACGTTTTGAGGAAGTACTAAGAATAGCCATTGAGGATTTATGA
- a CDS encoding response regulator, which produces MSSEINVLVVDDEDYIRDSVRLILEEEKYGFLEASNGFEALAILDNKADSIDVILTDIKMPDMDGITLLKLIKDKYPEKIVIIITGYPSLETAIESLRMGADDYITKPFNVNDVNSKISRALESKKLKKEVALLQDVISIYESAKFLSSTLSQEEILLEIHKKLIGEFNLEGFYIKLFHRKISFQNADPKIIEYIDEELYAKKALLIFSTSSSYEFIIKRDTGGFYTAIVFPMYAKQGLWGIFTVYFDAKKKFSNIKKHLLNTYVGQVSLALQNSLSFLDLSDGYLQTILSLSNAVDAKDSYTRGHSENVKRYSMMIVEEMKFNSEFAKYMTYAGLLHDIGKIGVDTYIIVKPDKLSSSEFEEIKKHSIYGKEILEPIKFLGDVPYYVLFHHEKLDGTGYPYGLTDKEIPIGAKILAVADSYDAMTTDRSYRPKRTPIQAIEELDRCTGTQFDKEIVLAFKSSLKRTKII; this is translated from the coding sequence ATGTCTAGTGAAATAAATGTACTTGTTGTAGATGATGAAGACTATATAAGGGATAGTGTCAGGCTTATTCTGGAAGAGGAGAAATATGGTTTTTTAGAAGCCTCAAATGGATTTGAAGCACTAGCAATCTTAGACAATAAAGCAGATTCAATAGACGTAATCCTTACAGATATAAAAATGCCTGACATGGATGGCATAACACTTCTAAAACTGATAAAAGATAAGTATCCAGAAAAGATTGTAATCATCATCACTGGATATCCAAGCCTTGAAACAGCAATAGAATCCCTCAGAATGGGAGCCGACGATTACATTACAAAACCTTTTAATGTAAATGACGTAAACTCCAAAATCAGCAGAGCACTCGAATCGAAAAAATTAAAAAAAGAAGTGGCGCTTCTACAGGATGTGATTTCTATATATGAATCTGCCAAATTTCTCTCTTCCACCTTATCCCAAGAGGAGATACTACTTGAAATCCATAAAAAACTGATTGGTGAATTTAACCTTGAAGGTTTTTATATAAAGCTCTTCCATAGAAAAATCAGTTTTCAAAATGCTGACCCTAAAATAATCGAATATATCGATGAAGAGCTTTATGCAAAAAAAGCACTTTTGATATTTAGTACATCTAGTAGTTACGAGTTTATAATTAAAAGAGATACAGGCGGCTTCTATACTGCTATTGTATTTCCGATGTATGCAAAGCAAGGTTTATGGGGTATATTCACAGTATACTTTGACGCAAAGAAAAAATTTAGCAACATCAAAAAACATCTACTAAACACCTATGTGGGACAGGTCTCTTTAGCTCTGCAAAATTCATTATCGTTTCTGGATCTATCTGATGGTTACCTTCAAACAATCCTATCACTATCTAATGCCGTCGATGCAAAGGATAGTTACACCAGGGGACACTCGGAAAATGTCAAGCGTTATAGTATGATGATAGTAGAAGAGATGAAGTTTAACAGCGAGTTTGCAAAATATATGACTTATGCAGGTCTTCTCCACGATATTGGTAAAATAGGAGTAGATACATATATAATTGTAAAACCAGATAAGCTGTCTAGTTCAGAATTTGAGGAAATAAAAAAGCACTCCATATACGGAAAAGAGATCCTTGAGCCCATTAAATTTTTGGGTGATGTTCCTTACTATGTTTTGTTTCATCATGAAAAACTTGACGGGACTGGTTACCCATATGGTCTTACCGACAAAGAGATCCCAATAGGGGCAAAGATCTTAGCTGTAGCTGACTCCTATGACGCCATGACCACAGATAGAAGCTATAGACCCAAAAGGACACCAATACAAGCCATAGAAGAGCTGGATAGGTGCACAGGTACCCAGTTTGATAAAGAGATTGTATTAGCCTTTAAAAGCTCACTTAAAAGGACAAAGATCATATGA
- a CDS encoding Hsp20/alpha crystallin family protein has protein sequence MDELSSIEKIVLIHGLANEVTKFTKRTKELLEHGHFPPVDISLRNDSVVVWVELAGVKRENVKIYLYEDLLVLEGIVRPPKADNYNYLRVERNSNPFRRIVKLPVKVDTKHIEASFEDGVFKVIFKRLPKEFVYITLTEDGGR, from the coding sequence ATGGACGAGCTTTCCTCTATAGAAAAGATTGTTCTTATTCATGGTCTTGCAAATGAAGTAACAAAATTTACTAAAAGAACAAAAGAGCTTTTAGAACATGGCCATTTCCCTCCTGTGGATATTAGTCTTAGAAACGATTCTGTAGTCGTCTGGGTGGAGCTTGCTGGTGTAAAAAGGGAAAATGTCAAAATATATTTATACGAGGACTTGTTGGTATTAGAAGGGATAGTTCGTCCCCCAAAAGCCGACAACTATAACTATTTAAGGGTTGAAAGGAACTCAAACCCCTTTAGAAGAATAGTAAAGTTACCTGTAAAAGTTGATACCAAGCATATTGAAGCATCGTTCGAAGATGGTGTTTTTAAAGTCATTTTCAAACGTCTACCTAAAGAGTTTGTCTATATAACACTAACAGAAGACGGAGGGAGATAG
- a CDS encoding DUF2062 domain-containing protein, which produces MITKIREGLKYVLNINAPAHKIALSSALGMVIGFSPYLGFHTLLATVTSIGLRLPIYPLMIGAYITNPITVPPIYAFLYKVGTILTDTNEKEIIWSIKNFNDLISLAKSILWPVFVGCHVVGLILGVITYFVVKYLLMRYRGY; this is translated from the coding sequence ATGATAACTAAGATCAGGGAAGGTTTGAAGTATGTATTAAATATTAATGCACCTGCCCACAAAATAGCTCTAAGCAGTGCCTTAGGCATGGTGATTGGTTTTAGCCCCTATTTAGGGTTTCATACCCTATTGGCTACTGTTACCAGTATTGGATTGAGACTCCCTATTTATCCTTTGATGATTGGAGCTTACATAACAAACCCGATAACAGTACCACCTATATACGCATTTTTATATAAAGTTGGTACCATTTTGACCGATACAAATGAAAAGGAGATCATATGGAGTATTAAAAACTTTAATGATCTTATATCGCTTGCTAAATCTATCTTATGGCCAGTATTTGTAGGGTGCCATGTAGTTGGTTTGATACTTGGAGTGATTACATATTTTGTAGTAAAATATTTACTAATGAGATACAGGGGTTATTAA
- the galU gene encoding UTP--glucose-1-phosphate uridylyltransferase GalU: MKIRKAVFPVAGFGTRMLPATKAIPKEMITLIDKPLIQYAVEEAVEAGVEEIIFITGRFKRAIEDHFDKSIELEIALKESKKEREYEILSKISEMCDFITVRQKEQKGLGHAIYCARDVLGDDPFVVILPDDIISYRRSVTAQLIEKFEEIKAPVLAITEVPPSETYKYGIVDIAEKIDERFFRLKGMVEKPKANPPSNYAIIGRYILTKEVLKSIAECDMTHGEIQLTDAIKKVTEKSGSYGYIYEGTRFDCGNKLGYLEATVHFALNREDIKEDFKKILSKYC, encoded by the coding sequence ATGAAGATAAGAAAAGCAGTTTTTCCAGTTGCAGGTTTTGGTACAAGGATGCTACCAGCTACAAAAGCAATACCAAAAGAGATGATAACCCTCATCGACAAACCATTGATTCAATACGCCGTTGAGGAGGCTGTAGAAGCAGGTGTAGAAGAGATAATATTTATAACAGGGAGGTTTAAAAGAGCCATAGAAGATCACTTTGATAAGTCCATCGAACTTGAAATAGCTCTTAAGGAGTCTAAAAAAGAGAGGGAATACGAAATATTATCTAAAATAAGTGAAATGTGTGATTTCATAACAGTTAGGCAAAAAGAACAAAAAGGGCTTGGCCATGCCATCTATTGCGCAAGGGATGTTCTCGGTGATGACCCTTTTGTTGTTATTTTGCCAGATGATATCATAAGCTACAGGAGATCCGTTACAGCCCAGCTCATCGAAAAGTTTGAAGAGATCAAAGCACCTGTTTTAGCCATAACAGAGGTTCCTCCATCAGAGACATATAAATACGGTATTGTGGATATAGCTGAAAAAATAGATGAGAGGTTTTTTAGACTAAAAGGTATGGTGGAAAAACCCAAAGCAAACCCACCATCAAACTATGCCATCATTGGACGATACATACTAACCAAAGAAGTATTGAAATCGATCGCCGAATGTGATATGACTCATGGTGAAATTCAGTTAACCGATGCGATAAAAAAAGTTACCGAAAAATCAGGTAGCTATGGATATATTTATGAAGGAACAAGATTTGACTGTGGCAATAAATTGGGTTACTTGGAAGCCACAGTACATTTTGCCCTAAATAGAGAAGATATTAAAGAGGATTTTAAAAAGATTTTAAGTAAATACTGTTGA
- a CDS encoding DUF4931 domain-containing protein: MSFRFDPIRKRWIIFAPERGERGDYIVFHKEKEDPAEYCPFCPGNENYTANSLYEETELIDGKKSWHLRVIPNKYPIMKVEEQYTIKQYGPYAASTRLGAHEVIIDTRDHNKKIFDYSKEDIVRLINAASIRIEDLKRDIRLKYITMIKNSGKGAGATMSHPHSQILAFPFIPNDIKHIWQNLYNYYFSNNRCLICDIIHFEMEKNERIILKNDFFVAISPFASKHSFEVDIIPLKHTNDFLKMSQVEKNALSDILKDIFQRYKTALDQPPFNMNLLNTCHNIDSPDMEYSKYADRFFHWYVELIPRINRIGGIEKGTGVYINPFLPERCADILKNAL; encoded by the coding sequence ATGTCCTTCAGATTCGATCCTATTAGAAAGAGATGGATTATTTTTGCCCCAGAAAGAGGTGAACGGGGAGACTATATTGTATTCCACAAGGAAAAGGAGGACCCAGCTGAATACTGCCCTTTTTGCCCCGGTAATGAGAACTACACAGCAAATAGCCTTTATGAGGAAACAGAGCTAATTGACGGGAAAAAAAGCTGGCATCTTAGGGTCATCCCAAACAAATACCCTATAATGAAAGTCGAGGAGCAATATACAATCAAACAATACGGTCCCTATGCAGCCAGTACAAGACTTGGTGCCCACGAGGTCATTATAGATACAAGAGACCATAATAAAAAGATCTTCGATTACTCAAAAGAGGATATTGTAAGACTAATAAACGCTGCCTCTATCAGAATAGAAGACCTAAAAAGAGATATAAGACTTAAATATATAACCATGATAAAAAATAGTGGCAAAGGTGCTGGTGCTACCATGTCTCACCCCCATTCCCAGATACTGGCTTTCCCATTTATTCCAAATGACATAAAACATATATGGCAAAACCTGTATAATTATTACTTTAGCAATAACAGATGTCTGATATGTGATATCATCCATTTCGAAATGGAAAAAAATGAGCGAATCATTCTCAAAAACGACTTCTTTGTAGCCATATCACCTTTTGCTTCGAAACATTCTTTTGAAGTAGATATCATACCGCTTAAACATACAAACGACTTTTTAAAGATGAGTCAAGTGGAAAAGAATGCCCTTTCTGATATATTAAAAGATATATTCCAAAGGTACAAGACAGCCCTTGATCAACCACCTTTTAATATGAACCTACTAAACACATGTCACAATATAGATAGCCCAGATATGGAGTATTCAAAATATGCCGATAGATTTTTCCATTGGTACGTGGAATTAATACCAAGAATAAACCGTATTGGGGGCATTGAAAAAGGAACAGGGGTATATATAAACCCATTTTTGCCTGAAAGATGTGCAGATATCTTAAAAAATGCACTTTAA
- a CDS encoding DUF1957 domain-containing protein, with translation MHGYWLLVLHSHLPFVKHPEYDYFLEEHWLFEAITECYVPLLKYLRQLEANKIDFRLTISMTPPLCEMLRDPILIEKYQKHLDRMIELSSKEIKRTSYDYQLNKLSLFYRDLFQFTKHFLEDLNWDILKEYKRFKELGFIEITTCGATHGFLPFMSFNEKAVRAQIEIAVNNYNKHFGCKPEGIWLPECAYYKGLDKILDEYGIRYFFTDTHGVIFGKPKPRYGVYAPVYTESGVAVFARDFSSSKQVWSSKEGYPGDFDYRDFYRDIGFDLEYDYIKPYICPDGTRVFTGIKYHRVTGTSDYKEYYIREHALAKVEQHAKHFLKEREKQVLELTNYMDRKPLVVSPYDAELFGHWWFEGPEFLYNLFRFMSKSNVVKAITPMEYLNEYNTNQVLEINPSSWGDKGYYGVWLNEGNEWIYKHLKIIADKMVDYATRFKHSSDPNIQRVLNQMARELLLAQSSDWAFLMTTRTATEYATLREKEHIFNFLKLENMLNTEIDFEYLTKLEHKNSIFQEMDFRIYSK, from the coding sequence ATGCATGGTTATTGGTTATTAGTACTTCATTCCCATTTACCTTTCGTAAAACACCCTGAGTATGATTATTTTTTAGAGGAGCATTGGCTTTTTGAAGCTATTACAGAATGTTATGTACCCCTTTTAAAATACTTAAGACAACTTGAAGCAAACAAAATAGATTTCAGACTAACAATAAGTATGACACCGCCTCTATGTGAAATGCTAAGAGACCCCATTTTGATAGAGAAATATCAAAAACATTTAGATAGAATGATAGAACTTAGTTCCAAAGAGATAAAAAGAACAAGCTATGATTATCAGTTGAATAAATTATCCTTATTTTACAGGGACCTTTTCCAGTTTACCAAACATTTTCTGGAAGATCTTAATTGGGATATCCTTAAGGAATACAAGCGTTTTAAAGAGCTCGGTTTTATAGAGATAACCACATGTGGTGCCACACATGGTTTTCTACCCTTTATGAGTTTTAACGAAAAAGCAGTTCGTGCCCAGATAGAGATTGCCGTAAACAACTACAACAAACACTTCGGCTGTAAACCTGAAGGTATCTGGTTACCTGAGTGCGCCTATTACAAAGGTTTAGACAAAATACTTGATGAATATGGTATAAGATACTTTTTTACAGATACCCACGGGGTAATCTTTGGCAAACCTAAACCCAGATATGGTGTATATGCACCTGTTTATACTGAATCGGGGGTTGCAGTATTTGCTAGAGACTTTAGTTCCTCTAAGCAGGTTTGGAGCTCTAAAGAAGGGTATCCAGGAGACTTCGATTATAGGGATTTTTACAGGGATATAGGGTTTGATCTGGAATACGACTATATCAAACCTTACATATGTCCGGATGGAACAAGGGTATTCACTGGTATCAAATACCACAGGGTAACAGGAACAAGTGATTATAAAGAATATTACATACGGGAACACGCTTTAGCCAAAGTAGAACAACATGCTAAACATTTCCTAAAAGAAAGAGAAAAGCAGGTATTAGAACTTACAAACTATATGGATAGAAAACCCCTTGTAGTTTCTCCTTATGATGCAGAGCTTTTTGGTCACTGGTGGTTTGAAGGACCAGAATTTTTGTACAACCTGTTCAGATTTATGAGTAAGAGTAATGTTGTAAAAGCCATCACGCCTATGGAATATTTAAATGAATACAACACAAACCAGGTTTTAGAAATAAATCCCTCATCCTGGGGTGATAAAGGGTACTATGGTGTCTGGCTTAATGAGGGGAATGAGTGGATATACAAACATCTGAAAATTATAGCCGATAAAATGGTGGATTATGCTACAAGATTCAAACATTCTTCGGACCCTAATATTCAAAGAGTCTTGAACCAGATGGCAAGAGAACTATTACTGGCACAAAGTAGCGACTGGGCATTTCTAATGACAACCCGAACAGCCACTGAATATGCCACACTGAGGGAAAAGGAACATATTTTTAACTTTCTCAAACTTGAAAACATGTTAAACACCGAAATAGACTTTGAATATCTCACAAAACTGGAACATAAAAATAGTATTTTTCAGGAGATGGACTTCAGAATATACAGCAAATAA
- the amrB gene encoding AmmeMemoRadiSam system protein B — MYREAVVKNYFYPSDPKKLANMFTNWQRGSSKKDVAICIVPHAGYVFSGEVAFQTLSNISLKKRIILMGPNHTGFGQRVSIYPAGSWETPFGNIDTDTEIIERLISKGFKTDTLAHLKEHSLEVITPMLKYLRNDITITPITIAHLSLEECKTVAEKIYEAIEDILNEITFVISSDFNHFEDEKTTIQKDNLAIKEILNLAPENLYNTIKSNEISMCGFIPTTIALYIAKKLNITNAELLKHTTSAAVSGDYDRVVGYAGIILKYS; from the coding sequence ATGTACAGGGAAGCTGTAGTAAAAAACTATTTTTACCCCTCTGACCCCAAAAAATTAGCCAATATGTTTACAAATTGGCAAAGGGGTTCTTCAAAAAAAGATGTTGCAATTTGCATTGTTCCCCATGCAGGTTACGTGTTTTCTGGTGAAGTAGCTTTTCAGACACTTTCGAACATCTCATTAAAAAAAAGGATCATATTGATGGGACCAAACCATACAGGTTTCGGTCAAAGGGTATCCATCTATCCTGCAGGTAGCTGGGAGACCCCTTTCGGTAATATTGATACTGATACAGAAATAATAGAACGACTCATATCAAAAGGATTTAAAACAGATACCCTTGCACATCTCAAGGAGCATTCCTTAGAAGTAATCACCCCTATGCTAAAATACCTTAGAAACGATATAACAATAACACCTATCACCATTGCACACCTTAGCCTTGAAGAATGTAAAACTGTAGCCGAAAAGATATATGAGGCCATAGAGGATATCCTTAATGAAATCACCTTTGTTATCAGTTCTGATTTCAATCATTTCGAAGATGAAAAAACAACTATTCAAAAGGACAACCTTGCTATCAAAGAGATTCTCAATTTAGCTCCAGAAAATCTTTACAATACTATTAAATCCAATGAGATAAGTATGTGTGGCTTTATACCAACAACTATAGCCTTATACATAGCAAAGAAACTCAACATTACCAATGCAGAACTACTAAAACACACAACAAGTGCCGCTGTTAGCGGAGACTATGATAGGGTCGTTGGTTATGCTGGAATCATTCTAAAATACTCTTGA
- the mqnE gene encoding aminofutalosine synthase MqnE, with translation MKSLFKEELTPLGQKAYQIKKGLWGDKVFYIKNIHINYTNICLNKCKFCAFARDDFDADAYEFSLQEIVDYIRSIDIDLREVHIVGGLHPKLKFDYYCMMLKTIKENFPNISIKAFSAVEIDYFTQLTGFTTEKVLKRLRDHGLDMLPGGGAEIFAEDKRKIICPEKISSQRWLEIMEIAHNIGIKTNATMLYGHIESEDDIIDHLTRIKKLQHKTNGFNAFIPLSFHPENTFLSNIKKSTGVEDLKITAISRILLDNIPHIKSYWVMLGERTSQIALYFGADDLDGTIVKERITHSAGATSKEGLTEQDLIDMIKSAGFTPVERDSFYNEIRYI, from the coding sequence ATGAAGTCCCTTTTTAAAGAGGAGCTAACCCCTTTAGGCCAAAAAGCATATCAAATAAAAAAGGGGCTTTGGGGTGATAAGGTCTTTTATATCAAAAACATACACATAAACTATACAAATATATGTTTAAATAAATGTAAGTTTTGCGCTTTTGCAAGGGATGATTTTGATGCAGACGCTTATGAGTTTTCCCTCCAGGAGATTGTGGATTACATCAGATCCATCGATATCGATCTTAGAGAGGTCCATATAGTAGGAGGTCTTCACCCAAAGTTAAAATTCGATTACTACTGTATGATGCTTAAGACTATCAAAGAAAACTTTCCTAATATCTCCATAAAGGCTTTTAGTGCAGTAGAGATTGATTACTTCACACAGCTAACTGGTTTTACTACTGAAAAAGTACTCAAAAGATTAAGAGATCATGGGCTGGATATGCTTCCGGGTGGAGGAGCAGAGATATTTGCCGAAGACAAAAGGAAGATTATCTGCCCTGAAAAGATCTCTTCCCAAAGGTGGCTTGAGATTATGGAGATTGCCCATAATATCGGTATAAAAACAAATGCCACAATGCTTTATGGTCATATCGAATCCGAAGATGATATCATCGATCATCTCACAAGGATAAAAAAACTACAACATAAAACAAACGGTTTCAATGCTTTCATCCCTCTATCCTTTCATCCTGAAAATACTTTTCTATCAAATATTAAAAAGTCAACAGGTGTAGAGGACCTAAAAATCACAGCCATTTCCCGTATCTTACTTGATAATATACCCCATATAAAATCTTATTGGGTGATGCTTGGAGAAAGAACGTCCCAAATTGCCCTTTATTTTGGAGCCGATGATCTTGACGGTACAATCGTAAAAGAGAGAATAACTCATTCCGCAGGAGCCACATCTAAAGAGGGATTGACAGAACAGGATCTCATAGATATGATAAAATCTGCAGGTTTCACTCCAGTAGAGAGGGACTCTTTTTATAATGAAATTAGATACATTTGA